From the Helianthus annuus cultivar XRQ/B chromosome 17, HanXRQr2.0-SUNRISE, whole genome shotgun sequence genome, the window CTTCTTCAGTCTTGTTAAAGATGGAAATGATTAATTTCATATATATGACATTAAATTAAATTATATAAACAAGTTATTAAacagggtaaggatagtgtaaaaaggacctaaagtgtgagaagtgtattataacactatatataatactatataacaccatataaacattgtataacaatatgtaacaccatataataccatataacactatgtaacactatatatcattatataacaaatataacactatagtttgtctgatatgGTGTTaaatattgttatacggtgtttatatgatgttatataatattatatatagtgttataatacacttctcacactttgagcactttttacaagATCCTCTACCTTATTAAACATTTATATTATTGTAGTGAATGTTTTTTGTAAAAGGATTAATtgatgttcatgaacacaaatataTAAATTGGATTAcatattattatattactttaaTCACGTGACGGTAACTATTTATTTACTATATAACAATTAGCAACATGTGTTATCAGCGCTATTTTTTTTATCCATTTaaattctttattttgttttcatttgGATTCGTTAGGTTCTTGTGTGTTAAcagcaacttttcgacccctcagggcgaggttttgtttttagtagattagggttttctattcagaaagggatggcggcgcaatttgttgctcgtctacctgctatccttatgtaaatTGCTCAAATTATTGGaacgaaatatattttgatttaaaAAATGTTTATAATAAACTTTAGggatattttattttagttttagtTTTTACAAAAATTCAAATATTTCATTTCGACTTGCTTTTTATAGTACGTCTGATGTAATTTTCATTCGAAACGGAGTTTTCGTGATAATATACAAATAAACAAAGCATGGGCTTACAAGTCGTCAACCCTGCTTCAAGGTTTCATTTCTTTATTAgtatttctttctttttcttcttacaacctttaaaatatgatgttttataaaattctGAATTTGCTGTTTGACGATATCTTTTTTCGTTGACTAAATACCAGTATACATGTCATCGAAACCGAGCCttacaaattttaacaacccGTCGTTGCGGGTAATATATCGCTATAGTTATATATAATTTCCActattttattttgaattgagGTTTATAAAGCATATTGTAGACTTTAATCAAGTGATGGTAACTATTATATATAATTtccaatattttattttaaattgagGTTTATAAAGCATATTGTTTTATACATGATATACTTAAAAAGTTATATACCAACTATAAGATGATCCACTTGTGTTATCCATCAACTTCCCTATATAAGGAGATGAAGGGATAAAACCAAACACACAAAACCTCTTCTTACACATCTCTCTTCAATTTATAACATCCGATTTCAAATGAAGTCACCAATCTCTTCTGTTATCTTTGTCATCTTTCTCTTCTTCTTAGTGTCATCAGCCCATCCGGGCATGAAAAAACAACACTACCCATGTAAAAACTTAGTGTTTTATTTCCATGACGTGATTTACAATGGCAAAAATGCCAATAATGCAACTGCTGCTATTGTAGGTGCACCCCAATGGGGAAATCTTACAATATTAGCGGATAAGTTCCATTTTGGGAATATAGCGGTTTTCGATGATCCTATCACTTTAGACAATAATTTTCATTCCACTCCAGTGGGTCGGGCTCAAGGGATGTATATGTATGATACAAAGAACACATTCACCGCATGGCTAGCGTTTTCGTTTGTGTTTAACAGTACAGAACATAAAGGAACCATAAATTTCATTGGTGCTGACCCAATTATGGTTAAAAGCAGGGATATATCGGTGGTTGGTGGCACCGGAGACTTTTTCATGCATCGTGGGATCGCAACTATCATGACTGATTCTTACGAAGGAGACGTGTATTTTAGGCTGCGTGTCGATATTAAGTTCTATGAGTGTTGGTGATTAACTCATCATGAGAGTATCGTAGAGGCTAAATGTACTTGTTGTGGAACTTGTTTTACTTATTTAAGTGTGATGCAAAATAAAACATCTTTTTTTTATGAATTTGACACCACCCATAACTTATGGGCCATAAGAATGCTATGATTGTTATctcaaatatataaatattttatgATAGTTGTATCAAATTTGTCATTGTGGTAAACTTTTTGCGGCATGCTAGCAATTATTAAAAAGAGCCTTAAATTGtttaaactttattttttttttaaataaacttagTATTGACATATTACACGTTTCTAAACTGTTATAACAAGCCTAGCAACCTCACTCCACTTGACAGTGTGTTTCTCCTAACAATCTCAGAGTGCAAACCATTCCTAACACTGTGTTCCTGAGTTTCATTAAATGAGAGAAAAGAAAAGATTTGGAAGGAAATAATTTTTagttgtgttccagagtttcattaaaggagagaagagaagagaaaatGAGAGGTTTTTTGCCTAAATTTaatctttccaatttggaaagaaacggagagaagagaaaagaaaatgagagaatcattTCTTTTCTCCCCTTAACTTAACTCGGGAACACAGCGTAAGTTTCGATTGCACCAGATCATCTCCATCTTCTTGTCCCTTTCGGTTTTCTCTTCCACCACCGCATCACCACCACTCGTAGCAGGGCCGACTCCGCCATCACCGATACGAAAAGAGACTGGAAAAAATCTTTGCCTCAGGTCTTTAGGGTTTATATatatgagttaattacatagttagtccctgtggtttgtacaaagtaacatacttaggtactaatagtttaaaatcaatttctagggtattaacttttcattttgtaacgtttggaggtattaacgttatttgtatgtttaaaatcacattctattagtacctaagtatgttattttgcgCAAACCACTGGGACTAAGTATGTTAATActctagaagttaatacctccaaatgttacaaaatgaaaagttaataccctagaaggtatAGGGTGTTAACTCCAAAAAATTGAGTTTATGCTTTTCTTGGCTCAGTTGAGTTTATGCTTTTCTTGGTTccatatattgatataggagttgttttttagtggaaccAATCGAGTCTAAAGTGATTTTTTCGATGTAGCGTGTTTCTTTACCcgcataattttttttttcaatgttaACTCAAAAGTTTTCATTATtttcaatttaacctcacaaaATTTTTACCttcaactttggtcccctatacttttcatctttcgcaaatttcgttttatgtttcgttctaaattttgcgagttaagaCGGCGcgacgtgcgtgtgtggttcaacatttttttggttttgttcaaaatcatgcgagttaacacgacgcaacctGCATGTGTGGCTCAGTGTTTTACGTTTATTTTttttcgtttgataagttcgccGCAACATGTGAGTCCTGGATCGACTCAGTGTTGGTAGTCTCTGGCGGTGACGTGACATTAGTGTTATCTGGCATTGTTTTACGCCCCGTCACAACGCATGGGAGTTTAAATCTAGTTATACATAATTTTATAGTACAAAGTCAGTGGGTTTCCGCTTTCCACCAAACCCCCTCAACTTTTGCATATGGCAATCCTAACCCCTTATCATCTTCTCTTAGCATACTAATCGTTCGATATTTAACTAATTTAACTTTTCTTCCATAGCACTAGATCGTTAATTTCTGTTATAATAAACTAAATTTTCATTGTCTTTAAAATCTTTATAAATACCATTTTGACCCTCTTAAGTTTTTAAAGTTTTGAGTTTACCCCTTTCGTTCCTTAATTTTTTAAAAACTACTTTTTTGCGTGCGTATTTTTACGTACGTGTAGGTATAAATTCAACTTTTTTTCAAAATGAATCATgccaaatataatacatttttatgCTTATTTTATGTACATTTCGGTTGGTCAATGTTTCGGCGTAAATTTTGTTCCAAAACGAGTGAGGTCAAATATGATACGTTTTCATTCGACGGTATAAATTCGTGTCACTCTACccttcgccccccccccccccctccgcAACTTGCGACGGGTACaattttactttgcaaaacactcatgaagtccccttgatgtgAATGTGTTTTCTTTTATCCTTTTGTGGTTTATTTTTAAGCTCTAATTAATCAATTTTGATTACACGTGTCATTTTTTCTTTATACacgtttttatgtttttcttttttgggTACGATTCCTATGTGTGGGTCAGGTCATATATAAATATGTTATGATTGTatggtataaatttgatttactttacatTTTGATCCAAATGCAATGCTTATACAAGTTACTTTGAATTAAATTGGATTCGTTGAAACACGGGTTTTCAaatggttaacacatcacataa encodes:
- the LOC110921784 gene encoding disease resistance response protein 206; its protein translation is MKSPISSVIFVIFLFFLVSSAHPGMKKQHYPCKNLVFYFHDVIYNGKNANNATAAIVGAPQWGNLTILADKFHFGNIAVFDDPITLDNNFHSTPVGRAQGMYMYDTKNTFTAWLAFSFVFNSTEHKGTINFIGADPIMVKSRDISVVGGTGDFFMHRGIATIMTDSYEGDVYFRLRVDIKFYECW